A region from the Rufibacter sp. DG15C genome encodes:
- a CDS encoding lipopolysaccharide assembly protein LapB — protein sequence MKAWWLVLLLSFAPLDGLQRIRLRNQYAIQAEEAYSKKQFLQAAALFEKVKKAEGEAVSYSVQLNLAHSYFNLRDYSRAAPLYRQIFQKSDPQQQAVINTQLAVIEAEEGNYTKALNLCKQALKLDEANQFARYNFELLQKYLLLHPEKRKSLPPPQRQQRQQGAGGSPQAGNSTSTPAPSGVNGQTNTGQNGSAAGSTDTSKLGQTGAPQEQAVGNTPGNTRGQSNEGGDGTDGASTNKGSNQAAGTSDALLQTRFKRLQKMKLSPEKARQLLDAMRAEEAQYLQQLPSKRPRAKRTNGPDW from the coding sequence ATGAAAGCTTGGTGGCTGGTGTTACTCCTCTCCTTCGCGCCCTTAGACGGACTTCAGCGCATAAGACTGCGTAACCAGTATGCCATACAAGCAGAAGAGGCCTATTCTAAAAAACAATTCTTGCAGGCAGCTGCCTTGTTTGAAAAAGTGAAGAAAGCCGAGGGCGAAGCCGTCTCGTATTCGGTGCAATTGAATTTGGCCCACTCTTACTTTAATCTACGTGATTATAGCAGGGCTGCTCCTTTGTATCGTCAGATTTTCCAAAAGTCAGATCCGCAACAACAAGCTGTCATAAATACCCAACTAGCCGTCATTGAAGCCGAAGAAGGTAATTACACCAAGGCATTAAACCTGTGCAAGCAAGCCTTGAAACTAGATGAGGCCAACCAGTTTGCACGCTATAATTTTGAGCTGCTTCAAAAATACCTCCTACTTCACCCCGAAAAACGAAAAAGCCTGCCACCGCCTCAAAGGCAGCAAAGACAACAGGGTGCGGGCGGTAGCCCCCAAGCCGGAAACTCTACCTCAACCCCAGCTCCATCTGGTGTAAACGGCCAGACAAACACGGGACAAAACGGCTCGGCTGCTGGCAGCACAGACACTTCTAAATTGGGACAAACGGGTGCTCCTCAGGAACAAGCCGTGGGTAACACGCCAGGCAATACCCGCGGGCAAAGCAATGAAGGAGGGGATGGCACAGATGGCGCTTCTACGAACAAGGGTAGCAATCAAGCCGCTGGAACCAGTGATGCCTTGCTGCAAACCAGATTCAAAAGGCTCCAGAAAATGAAGCTTAGCCCAGAGAAAGCACGTCAATTGCTGGATGCCATGCGCGCCGAGGAAGCCCAGTACCTGCAACAGCTCCCCAGCAAACGACCACGCGCCAAACGCACCAACGGACCAGATTGGTAA
- a CDS encoding acetyl-CoA C-acyltransferase, producing the protein MQTKEVYVISAVRTPIGSFGGALASLSATQLGAIAIKGAVEKAGIDKSKVQEVIMGNVLSANVGQAPARQAAIFAGLGYEVECTTINKVCASGTKAIMFAAQAIMLGHKDVIVAGGMESMSNVPYYLDKARWGAKMGHSQMIDGLVRDGLWDVYNDYHMGSAAENTAKEMGITREMQDEYAIGSYRKTAEAAKGGLLKDEIIPVEIPQRGKDSIFVTEDEEYTKVNFDKIPGLRPVFDKEGTVTAANASTLNDGAAAVLLMSKEMAEELGVKPIAKIRGFADAEQEPKWFTTSPALAIPKALKVSGVEASEVDFYEINEAFSVVSIANNQKLGLEGGNVNVFGGAVSLGHPLGASGARIVTTLINVLNKKDGKIGVAGICNGGGGASAIVIERV; encoded by the coding sequence ATGCAGACCAAAGAAGTATATGTAATCTCTGCCGTGCGTACTCCTATTGGGAGTTTTGGCGGTGCCTTAGCCAGTCTTTCTGCCACCCAATTAGGCGCCATCGCCATTAAAGGTGCTGTAGAGAAAGCCGGCATAGATAAAAGCAAGGTTCAGGAAGTGATCATGGGCAACGTGCTGTCTGCCAATGTTGGTCAGGCTCCTGCCCGCCAGGCCGCCATCTTCGCTGGTCTTGGCTATGAGGTGGAGTGTACTACCATCAACAAGGTATGTGCTTCTGGTACCAAAGCCATCATGTTTGCGGCGCAGGCCATCATGTTGGGTCATAAAGATGTGATAGTGGCGGGAGGTATGGAGAGCATGTCCAATGTGCCGTATTACCTGGACAAAGCGCGCTGGGGTGCCAAGATGGGTCATAGCCAAATGATTGACGGCTTGGTACGTGACGGCCTTTGGGACGTGTACAATGACTACCACATGGGCTCTGCGGCTGAGAACACCGCCAAAGAAATGGGTATCACGCGTGAGATGCAGGATGAATACGCCATCGGGTCTTACCGCAAGACCGCTGAGGCCGCCAAAGGTGGATTGTTAAAAGACGAGATCATCCCGGTTGAGATTCCGCAGCGCGGCAAAGACTCCATCTTTGTTACCGAAGACGAAGAATACACCAAAGTGAACTTCGATAAAATCCCGGGCTTGCGTCCGGTATTTGACAAAGAAGGAACGGTCACGGCCGCCAACGCCTCAACTTTGAATGACGGAGCCGCTGCGGTTCTGTTGATGAGCAAAGAGATGGCTGAGGAATTGGGCGTTAAACCTATCGCTAAAATCAGAGGTTTCGCGGATGCAGAGCAGGAGCCGAAGTGGTTCACCACCTCCCCTGCCCTAGCTATTCCAAAGGCCTTGAAGGTTTCTGGCGTTGAGGCGTCTGAGGTAGACTTCTATGAAATCAACGAGGCATTCTCGGTGGTTTCAATTGCCAACAACCAGAAGCTGGGCTTAGAAGGCGGCAATGTAAACGTGTTTGGTGGGGCGGTATCCTTGGGTCACCCACTGGGAGCCTCTGGCGCGCGCATTGTCACTACTTTGATTAACGTATTGAACAAGAAAGACGGAAAGATTGGCGTAGCCGGTATCTGCAACGGCGGCGGCGGTGCCTCTGCCATTGTGATTGAGCGCGTGTAA
- a CDS encoding toxin-antitoxin system YwqK family antitoxin yields the protein MKRILPLLIFSFFFLLLGLSSSQAQTSRVVTYHDSLSTAIKEVYFIKTDPDTVIHGYYRKFYKTGELEALVKVNNGQRDSLYTEFFPNGKPKLIIPYKEGKKNGTLVALYPNGNKSQEGQYVNDLQSGTFKTFYENGQLKQETTFKDGYPDGIVKEYYQTGKPKAEITYQRKIQSGPAKTFHPNGALESEAVYRNGMIEGSYKTYYDNGQLQNETISDAKSKSARFKSYYPSGKLQTEGSLKEGKPDGLSIAYHENGKKRSSQTFVKGVKTGSAQTWNEEGQLAQEIKYANNEKDRKVTKFHPNGAVAAEEEWKENKKFGTWQEFHPNKKVKTVEPYKNGKITGERLTYHDNGQLASKATYLNSKIISAETTYYPSGKVKTETLYKDGLKFGTFKQLYENGKTQLAGTYRNNRENGTWKYFDESGKNTRTVEYKFGKIESDKKH from the coding sequence ATGAAACGCATCCTTCCTCTACTTATATTTTCCTTCTTTTTTCTACTGTTAGGCCTCTCTTCTAGCCAGGCCCAGACGTCGCGCGTGGTCACCTACCATGATTCTCTAAGCACGGCCATCAAGGAGGTCTACTTCATCAAAACCGACCCAGACACCGTCATCCATGGCTACTACCGCAAGTTCTATAAAACTGGCGAATTGGAGGCTTTGGTGAAGGTGAACAACGGTCAGCGTGACAGTCTTTACACTGAGTTTTTCCCCAACGGGAAACCCAAACTTATTATCCCCTACAAAGAAGGCAAGAAGAACGGAACACTCGTGGCCTTGTACCCCAACGGAAACAAGTCCCAGGAAGGACAGTACGTGAACGACTTGCAGAGCGGCACCTTCAAAACCTTCTATGAGAACGGCCAACTGAAGCAAGAGACTACCTTCAAAGACGGCTACCCGGATGGCATAGTCAAAGAGTATTACCAAACCGGTAAGCCCAAAGCAGAGATTACCTACCAGCGCAAAATACAGAGCGGCCCGGCCAAGACGTTTCACCCCAACGGCGCGCTAGAGTCTGAGGCGGTTTACCGCAACGGCATGATTGAGGGCAGCTACAAAACCTATTATGACAACGGCCAACTGCAGAATGAGACTATCAGTGACGCCAAAAGCAAGTCGGCTAGGTTCAAGAGCTATTACCCCTCCGGCAAACTCCAAACCGAAGGCTCTCTCAAAGAAGGCAAACCAGACGGACTTTCCATCGCTTACCATGAAAACGGTAAGAAACGCAGTAGCCAGACATTTGTAAAAGGAGTCAAGACCGGCAGTGCCCAAACCTGGAACGAAGAAGGACAGTTAGCGCAGGAGATAAAATACGCCAACAATGAAAAGGACCGCAAAGTCACCAAATTCCATCCCAATGGCGCAGTGGCTGCCGAAGAGGAATGGAAAGAGAACAAGAAATTTGGCACTTGGCAGGAGTTTCACCCCAACAAAAAAGTGAAAACCGTAGAGCCGTACAAAAACGGCAAAATCACCGGCGAGCGCCTCACCTACCATGACAACGGACAACTCGCCTCCAAGGCCACGTATCTGAACAGCAAAATCATCTCCGCCGAAACAACCTATTACCCATCTGGCAAGGTGAAGACTGAGACGCTTTACAAAGACGGACTCAAATTCGGCACCTTCAAGCAGCTCTATGAGAACGGCAAAACCCAACTGGCCGGCACCTACCGCAACAACCGCG